In a genomic window of Mycolicibacter heraklionensis:
- a CDS encoding alpha/beta fold hydrolase: MTAETFVTHAPGDVRIIADRHGDPDARAVVFLHGGGQTRRSWARAAAAVAERGWQAVTVDLRGHGESDWASEGDYRLVSFAADVHEVLRTLPPDPVLVGASLGGCTSMLLCGELAPGAASAVVLVDIVPNMDAGGAERIQAFMAERMESGFGSLDEVADAIAAYNPHRPRPADLNGLTANLRRRGDRWYWHWDPKFVNGSEELAPLEIHDVDRLNAAVQTILDGGVPMLLVRGQLSDLVSAANAEEFLARFPQVEFVDVAGAGHMVAGDRNDIFADAILGFLARHSA; this comes from the coding sequence ATGACCGCCGAAACGTTCGTCACCCACGCCCCCGGCGATGTCCGGATCATCGCCGACCGGCACGGTGATCCCGACGCGCGTGCGGTGGTCTTCCTGCACGGCGGCGGGCAGACCCGCCGCTCCTGGGCCCGGGCCGCCGCGGCGGTGGCCGAGCGTGGCTGGCAGGCGGTCACCGTTGACCTGCGCGGCCACGGCGAATCCGATTGGGCCAGCGAGGGCGACTACCGGTTGGTCAGCTTCGCCGCCGACGTCCACGAGGTGCTGCGCACCCTGCCGCCGGACCCGGTACTGGTCGGCGCCTCACTGGGCGGGTGTACCTCGATGCTGCTCTGCGGCGAACTGGCTCCCGGTGCGGCGAGCGCAGTGGTGCTCGTCGACATCGTCCCGAACATGGACGCCGGCGGCGCCGAGCGGATACAGGCGTTCATGGCTGAGCGGATGGAGTCCGGCTTCGGCTCCCTCGACGAGGTCGCCGACGCGATCGCCGCCTACAACCCGCACCGACCCCGCCCGGCGGACCTGAACGGGCTCACCGCCAACCTGCGCCGCCGCGGTGACCGTTGGTATTGGCACTGGGATCCGAAGTTCGTCAACGGCAGCGAGGAACTGGCCCCGCTGGAGATCCACGACGTCGACCGCCTCAATGCCGCGGTGCAGACCATCCTCGACGGCGGCGTACCGATGCTGCTGGTACGCGGTCAGCTCAGCGACCTGGTCAGCGCCGCCAACGCCGAGGAGTTCCTGGCCCGGTTCCCTCAGGTGGAGTTCGTCGACGTTGCCGGGGCCGGTCACATGGTCGCCGGGGACCGCAACGACATCTTCGCCGACGCCATCCTGGGCTTTTTGGCCCGTCACTCCGCCTGA
- a CDS encoding PE-PPE domain-containing protein, giving the protein MKQIIFGVALCGAALAFAGAANAANDNQYDFLYGSTDALVLGPTGIATPTANYISNGIDLYLDPLGYGGTVASSVALSIPNSWDFLESVPQGQTILVDAILADYNAGEMGCDASGACSDPLTIFTYSQSSLIASYAQEQLADAGVPTDALRFVMLGANPAAVPTDLYPTEVFNIQGDVFADNLGKSWWDLLFGNTSWQDLLYGLALHQVYLGLTPDQIDSATSVVDGLTTFNEIPTLDTGDLIQALFNSFFAV; this is encoded by the coding sequence ATGAAGCAAATCATCTTCGGCGTCGCACTGTGTGGCGCCGCGTTGGCGTTCGCCGGTGCAGCCAACGCCGCCAACGATAACCAGTACGACTTCCTCTACGGCTCAACCGACGCGTTGGTCCTGGGCCCAACGGGCATCGCCACACCGACTGCCAACTACATCAGCAACGGGATCGACCTGTACCTCGATCCGCTCGGTTATGGCGGCACCGTCGCGTCTTCCGTGGCGCTGAGCATCCCCAACAGTTGGGACTTCCTTGAGAGCGTCCCGCAGGGTCAAACCATCCTCGTCGACGCGATCCTCGCCGACTACAACGCCGGCGAGATGGGCTGCGACGCCTCCGGCGCGTGCAGCGACCCGCTGACCATTTTCACCTACTCCCAGAGCAGCCTGATCGCCTCCTACGCCCAGGAGCAACTCGCTGATGCCGGAGTGCCCACCGACGCTTTGCGTTTCGTGATGCTCGGCGCCAACCCCGCCGCCGTCCCCACCGACCTCTACCCCACCGAAGTGTTCAACATCCAGGGCGACGTCTTCGCGGACAACTTGGGCAAGAGTTGGTGGGACCTGCTGTTCGGGAACACCAGTTGGCAGGACCTGCTGTACGGGCTGGCACTGCATCAGGTCTACCTCGGGTTGACGCCAGACCAAATCGACTCGGCCACATCGGTTGTCGACGGGCTGACCACGTTCAACGAGATTCCCACACTCGACACCGGCGACCTGATCCAAGCGCTGTTCAATTCGTTCTTTGCGGTGTGA
- a CDS encoding sigma-70 family RNA polymerase sigma factor, which translates to MTTESQLAQAFEQQRHRLLALAYRVLGSGADAEDAVQEAWLRLSRQDVDAIDNLPAWLTTVISRICIDTLRSRAARPEISTDQDLPELVVTDDSDTPEDAAVLADSVGLALLVVLGSLRPDERLAFVLHDMFAVPFAEIGPIVGKSADAAKMLASRARRKVRDVPTPAGDRHVQREVVDAFLAAAQGGDFGALLRVLDPEVTWRQHTVRGVTVTTGASAVVEAVRRGQGARITARRVLVNGEPGILGWGPTGRPLALMACTVRDGRLVGIVSITDPVRLAGMELPDPPDA; encoded by the coding sequence ATGACGACCGAGTCGCAACTGGCGCAGGCATTCGAGCAGCAGCGTCACCGCCTGCTGGCGCTGGCGTATCGGGTGCTGGGCTCAGGGGCGGACGCCGAAGACGCGGTCCAGGAGGCGTGGTTGCGGCTGTCCCGCCAGGACGTCGATGCGATCGACAACCTGCCGGCGTGGTTGACGACGGTGATCAGCCGCATCTGCATCGACACCCTGCGTTCGCGCGCCGCCCGGCCCGAGATCTCGACCGATCAAGACCTTCCCGAACTCGTGGTGACCGACGATAGCGACACTCCGGAAGACGCTGCGGTGCTGGCGGATTCAGTCGGGCTGGCGCTGCTGGTCGTGCTGGGATCGCTGCGCCCCGATGAGCGGCTCGCGTTTGTGTTGCACGACATGTTCGCCGTTCCGTTCGCCGAGATCGGGCCGATCGTCGGGAAGTCGGCTGATGCCGCCAAGATGCTGGCCAGCCGGGCGCGCCGCAAGGTCCGGGACGTACCCACGCCGGCGGGGGATCGGCATGTGCAGCGTGAGGTCGTCGATGCCTTCCTGGCCGCCGCGCAGGGAGGGGACTTCGGCGCTCTCCTGCGGGTGCTCGATCCCGAGGTCACGTGGCGTCAGCACACGGTCCGCGGTGTGACCGTCACGACCGGGGCCAGTGCGGTCGTGGAGGCGGTCCGTCGAGGTCAGGGGGCGCGCATCACCGCGCGTCGTGTCCTGGTCAACGGCGAGCCGGGAATCTTGGGCTGGGGTCCGACGGGCCGGCCGCTGGCCTTGATGGCGTGCACGGTGCGGGACGGTCGCCTGGTGGGCATCGTGTCGATCACGGACCCGGTGCGGTTGGCCGGCATGGAGTTGCCCGATCCGCCGGACGCATAA
- a CDS encoding carboxymuconolactone decarboxylase family protein yields the protein MDVLDELNRLVALSGEVAAESDPAVAEFAEQFCVDVSMITDDQRDRLREALGEQTFGAVVQMFIADFAPRVRAGLDALGVALPPPAVERDASGHLADALFNGFMPAVARLRSLDAVTSEVVRLRGAAQHNCRLCKSLRETTALDAGGSESLYDDIERFEESVLLSDAQKAALRYVDALIWTPAHIDADVAAAVHRHFTDEQAIELTLDVMRNAGNKIAVALAADAPRVADGTERYLLDADGQTVFG from the coding sequence ATGGACGTTCTCGATGAGCTGAACCGGTTGGTGGCGTTGTCGGGCGAAGTGGCGGCCGAGTCCGATCCCGCGGTGGCCGAGTTCGCCGAGCAGTTCTGTGTCGATGTCTCGATGATCACCGATGATCAGCGGGACCGGCTGCGGGAGGCATTGGGGGAGCAGACGTTCGGTGCGGTCGTGCAGATGTTCATCGCGGACTTCGCGCCACGGGTGCGTGCCGGCCTCGATGCCCTGGGGGTGGCGCTGCCGCCACCTGCGGTTGAGCGCGACGCCTCGGGCCATCTGGCCGATGCCTTGTTCAACGGGTTCATGCCGGCCGTGGCCCGGCTGCGGTCGCTGGACGCGGTGACCTCGGAGGTGGTCCGGCTGCGCGGTGCGGCCCAGCACAACTGCCGGCTGTGCAAGTCACTGCGCGAGACGACTGCGCTGGACGCCGGAGGCTCCGAATCGCTCTACGACGACATCGAACGTTTCGAGGAGTCGGTGCTGCTCAGCGATGCGCAGAAGGCCGCGTTGCGCTACGTCGACGCGCTGATCTGGACGCCGGCGCACATCGACGCCGACGTAGCCGCTGCAGTGCACCGGCACTTCACCGACGAGCAGGCCATCGAGCTGACCCTGGACGTGATGCGCAACGCCGGCAACAAGATTGCGGTGGCACTGGCCGCCGACGCGCCGCGGGTCGCCGACGGCACCGAGCGCTATCTGCTGGATGCCGACGGCCAGACCGTATTCGGCTGA
- a CDS encoding zinc-binding dehydrogenase, whose amino-acid sequence MRVVVITKHGPPSVLQVQDRPDPPPPASGQVRIGVRAAGVNFADHLARVGLYPDAPKLPAVVGYEVAGTIEAVGDGVDPARIGERVLAGTRFGGYAEIVNANAADTVSLPPSMSFEEGAAIPVNYATAWAALHGYGSLRAGERVLVHAAAGGVGIAAIQLAKAAGAVVHGTASPGKHAQLEALGIDRAIDYRRKGWWEGLPSYDIVLDGLGGTSLRRSLKLLRPGGRLVAYGLSSLQQGEKRSLLRAAPQALAMLRGFSLITQMEQSKAVIGLNMLRLWDDRGTLGPWIAPLSEALAGGTAAPVVHAAVPFANAPEAHRILAARENVGKVVLVP is encoded by the coding sequence ATGCGCGTCGTCGTCATCACCAAACACGGGCCCCCGTCGGTGCTGCAGGTACAGGATCGCCCCGACCCTCCGCCGCCCGCCAGCGGCCAGGTGCGGATCGGGGTGCGTGCGGCGGGCGTGAACTTCGCCGACCACCTTGCCCGGGTGGGTCTGTATCCCGATGCGCCGAAGCTGCCCGCCGTGGTCGGCTACGAGGTGGCCGGGACCATCGAGGCGGTCGGTGACGGTGTTGACCCGGCCCGTATCGGCGAGCGGGTGCTGGCCGGCACCCGTTTCGGCGGCTACGCCGAGATCGTCAACGCCAACGCCGCCGACACGGTCTCCCTGCCGCCGTCGATGAGCTTCGAGGAGGGCGCGGCGATACCGGTGAACTATGCGACGGCGTGGGCGGCGCTGCATGGCTACGGGTCGCTGCGGGCGGGCGAGCGCGTGCTGGTGCATGCCGCGGCAGGCGGCGTCGGCATCGCGGCGATCCAGCTGGCCAAGGCTGCCGGGGCCGTCGTGCACGGCACCGCGTCACCGGGCAAACACGCCCAGCTCGAGGCGCTGGGCATCGACCGCGCCATCGACTACCGCCGCAAAGGCTGGTGGGAGGGCCTGCCGTCGTATGACATCGTGCTCGACGGGCTCGGCGGCACCTCGCTGCGGCGCTCGCTGAAGTTGTTGCGTCCCGGCGGACGCCTTGTTGCCTACGGTCTTTCGTCGCTGCAGCAGGGTGAGAAGCGGTCGCTGCTGCGGGCGGCGCCGCAGGCGCTGGCGATGCTGCGCGGTTTCAGTCTGATCACGCAGATGGAGCAGTCCAAAGCCGTCATCGGCCTGAACATGCTGCGGCTGTGGGACGATCGGGGCACCCTCGGACCCTGGATCGCCCCACTGTCCGAGGCGCTGGCAGGCGGGACCGCGGCCCCGGTGGTGCATGCGGCGGTGCCGTTCGCGAATGCGCCCGAGGCCCACCGCATTCTGGCCGCCCGCGAGAACGTCGGCAAAGTGGTGCTGGTGCCCTAA
- a CDS encoding DoxX family protein — translation MNTALWIIAGVAAIAYFIGGAIQVLTPKEKIRSLGASQHWVDDFSSGHIKAIGTIKMIGALGLILPAALRVAPVLVPLAACGLMLFMAGAATTRFRRSEWGHMAGDVAFLAVFAFLAWGRFDLQPFV, via the coding sequence ATGAACACCGCCCTGTGGATCATCGCCGGCGTCGCCGCCATCGCGTATTTCATCGGCGGCGCCATTCAGGTGCTGACGCCCAAAGAGAAGATCCGGTCACTGGGTGCCAGCCAGCACTGGGTCGACGACTTCAGCAGCGGCCACATCAAGGCCATCGGAACCATCAAGATGATCGGTGCCCTCGGCCTGATTCTCCCGGCGGCGCTCCGCGTGGCACCCGTGCTCGTGCCGCTGGCGGCCTGCGGCCTCATGCTGTTCATGGCTGGCGCCGCCACCACCAGATTCCGCCGCAGCGAGTGGGGGCACATGGCCGGCGACGTCGCGTTTCTGGCTGTGTTCGCCTTTCTCGCCTGGGGCCGGTTCGACCTGCAGCCATTCGTCTGA
- the htpG gene encoding molecular chaperone HtpG: protein MSERVEQLEFQAEARQLLDLMVHSVYSNKDAFLRELISNASDALDKLRLEAFRNKDLEADTSDLHIEIEVDKTARTLTVRDNGIGMSRDEVVDLIGTLARSGTAELRQQLREAQNAKASEELIGQFGIGFYSVFMVADKVEMVTHKAGQSEAIRWESSGDGTYTIEPVEEAPQGTSITLHLKPEDAEDALHDYTAEWTIRGLVKKYSDFIAWPIRMQVERRTPAAEEGGEETVTVETATLNSMQALWARPKDEVSQEEYNEFYKHIAHAWDDPLEVIAMKAEGTFEYQALLFIPSHAPFDLFNRDAQVGVQLYVKRVFIMGDCDQLMPEYLRFVKGVVDAADMSLNVSREILQQDRQINAIRRRLTKKVLSTIKELQSQRPDDYRTFWTEFGRVVKEGLLSDFDNQEALLAISSFASTHSDSEPTTLAEYVERMKDGQEQIFYATGESRQQLLKSPHLEAFKAKGYEVLLLTDPVDEIWVNTVAEFAGKPLQSTAKGEVDLDSEEDKAAHEAEREEQQKDFADLLAWLEQTLTEHVKEVRLSTRLTESPACLITDTFEMTPALARIYRANGQEVPVGKRILELNPHHPLVTGLRQAHSERGGEDADLAETAELLYGTALLAEGGALEDPARFAELLAHRLARTV, encoded by the coding sequence ATGAGCGAACGTGTGGAGCAGCTGGAATTTCAGGCTGAGGCCCGACAGCTGCTGGATTTGATGGTCCATTCGGTCTACTCCAACAAGGACGCGTTCCTGAGGGAGCTGATCTCCAACGCCTCCGACGCACTGGACAAGCTGCGGCTCGAGGCGTTCCGCAACAAGGACCTCGAGGCAGACACCTCCGACCTGCACATCGAGATCGAGGTGGATAAGACGGCCCGCACCCTGACGGTCCGCGACAACGGCATCGGTATGTCGCGTGATGAGGTGGTGGATTTGATCGGCACGCTGGCCCGCTCCGGCACCGCCGAGCTGCGCCAGCAACTGCGCGAAGCGCAGAACGCCAAAGCATCCGAAGAGCTGATCGGCCAGTTCGGGATCGGCTTCTACTCGGTGTTCATGGTCGCCGACAAGGTTGAGATGGTCACCCACAAGGCCGGCCAGAGCGAAGCCATCCGGTGGGAATCCAGTGGTGACGGCACCTACACCATCGAACCCGTTGAGGAAGCGCCGCAGGGCACGTCGATCACCTTGCACCTCAAGCCCGAAGACGCCGAAGACGCGTTGCACGACTACACCGCGGAGTGGACGATCCGTGGCCTGGTCAAGAAATACTCCGACTTCATCGCCTGGCCGATCCGGATGCAGGTCGAGCGCCGGACGCCGGCTGCCGAAGAAGGTGGCGAGGAGACGGTCACGGTGGAGACCGCGACGCTGAACTCGATGCAGGCACTGTGGGCGCGTCCCAAAGACGAAGTCTCGCAAGAGGAATACAACGAGTTCTACAAGCACATCGCGCACGCCTGGGACGACCCGCTCGAGGTCATCGCGATGAAGGCCGAAGGCACCTTCGAATACCAGGCCCTGTTGTTCATCCCGTCGCACGCCCCGTTCGACCTGTTCAACCGGGACGCCCAGGTCGGCGTCCAGCTGTATGTCAAGCGCGTGTTCATCATGGGCGACTGCGACCAGCTGATGCCCGAGTACCTGCGCTTCGTCAAGGGCGTCGTCGACGCAGCGGACATGTCGCTCAATGTCTCCCGGGAGATCCTGCAGCAGGACCGCCAGATCAACGCGATTCGCCGGCGGTTGACCAAGAAGGTGTTGTCGACCATCAAGGAGCTGCAGTCGCAGCGGCCCGACGACTACCGCACGTTCTGGACCGAGTTCGGCCGCGTCGTCAAGGAGGGGTTGCTCTCCGACTTCGACAATCAGGAGGCCCTGCTTGCGATCAGCTCGTTCGCCTCGACGCACAGCGACTCCGAGCCGACCACGCTGGCCGAGTACGTCGAACGCATGAAAGACGGCCAGGAGCAGATCTTCTACGCGACCGGCGAATCCCGCCAGCAGCTGCTGAAGTCGCCGCACCTGGAGGCGTTCAAGGCCAAGGGCTACGAGGTGCTGCTGCTCACGGATCCGGTCGACGAGATCTGGGTCAACACCGTCGCCGAATTCGCCGGGAAACCGCTGCAGTCGACGGCCAAGGGTGAGGTGGATCTGGACTCCGAGGAGGACAAGGCCGCGCACGAGGCCGAGCGCGAGGAACAGCAGAAGGATTTCGCCGACCTGCTGGCGTGGCTGGAGCAGACGCTGACCGAGCACGTCAAAGAGGTGCGGCTGTCGACCCGGCTGACCGAGTCACCGGCCTGCCTGATCACCGACACCTTCGAGATGACCCCGGCCTTGGCGCGCATCTACCGCGCCAACGGCCAGGAGGTTCCGGTCGGCAAGCGCATCCTCGAACTCAACCCGCACCATCCGCTGGTCACCGGTCTGCGCCAGGCGCACAGCGAGCGCGGCGGCGAGGATGCCGACTTGGCCGAGACCGCGGAGCTGCTCTACGGCACAGCGCTGTTGGCCGAAGGTGGGGCGCTGGAGGATCCGGCTCGTTTCGCCGAGCTGCTGGCGCACCGGCTGGCCCGCACCGTCTGA